A window of the Streptomyces formicae genome harbors these coding sequences:
- the tgmA gene encoding putative ATP-grasp-modified RiPP: MSTTTAPAIPFGVRHLVSPPPNTSEAPVITFSESLQLNVSAQGNPWHAEASNKPETQTETSNGDGNAPGSDSGTDLY, from the coding sequence ATGAGCACCACTACCGCGCCCGCTATCCCGTTCGGAGTGCGGCACCTGGTCTCTCCGCCCCCGAACACCTCGGAGGCTCCGGTCATCACGTTCAGCGAATCCCTTCAGCTCAACGTGTCCGCCCAGGGCAACCCGTGGCACGCGGAAGCCTCGAACAAGCCGGAGACGCAGACGGAGACCAGCAACGGCGACGGCAACGCGCCGGGCTCCGACAGCGGAACTGACCTGTACTGA